Proteins encoded within one genomic window of Chloroflexota bacterium:
- a CDS encoding bifunctional (p)ppGpp synthetase/guanosine-3',5'-bis(diphosphate) 3'-pyrophosphohydrolase, translating to MAIEPSASSSDAVPHAAKDAPAATLPAGPAPRRPASGRARRTIERPSSSARPGASLEHLRAALLESVRRHHPEADLALVERACDLAAEAHADQRRASGEPYVTHPIAAAQIVADLGIDPTAVAAALLHDVPEDTEYGLVDIEERFGPEVARLVDGVTKLSKFSTHSHEQQQAENIRKMFLAMAEDIRVVLIKLADRLHNMRTLAGLPVEKQQRIARQTMEIYAPLAERLGIWQVKWELEDLAFKTLEPDAFRDLARLLDTRRRSRETYIDRAIETLRPELAQAGIEAELQGRPKHLYSIHKKMLRKGAEFGEIYDVYAIRLLVSELKDCYAALGVVHSLWRPIPGQFDDYIAVPKNNLYQSLHTAVIALDGKPLEIQIRTHQMHQVGEVGIAAHWRYKEGSRSDREYDAKLAWLRQLMDWQRDVSDATEFVEGIKLDIFQDQVFVFTPRGDVKDLPAGATPIDFAYRIHTDVGHRTIGAKVNNRLVPLDYRLKNGDIVEIVTTKAEHGPSRDWLTIVRTTHAREKIRSWFKRQERDDNIVHGRESLERELRRLARTSIQAIGVDRVAEMARAYSHETVDDFYAAIGYGAINAQQVVTRLGVVDDAELHVPAVAPLSLPVRTGGVRVKGVGDLLVRFGKCCHPIPGDPITGFITRGKGVTVHLTTCSTVVNEREVSRLIEVEWEAAPTQTYPIAIRVEAYDRTGLLSDITQVVAENKVNILAASVNVSPDHSTIVTATLQVASVAQLARVMSRIEQLKDVISVQRDLG from the coding sequence ATGGCGATCGAACCGAGCGCGTCCTCGTCGGACGCGGTCCCCCACGCGGCGAAGGACGCACCAGCGGCAACGTTGCCCGCCGGACCGGCACCGCGGCGGCCCGCGAGCGGACGGGCCCGCCGCACGATCGAGCGTCCGTCGTCCTCCGCCCGACCCGGCGCATCGCTCGAGCACCTCCGGGCGGCCCTCCTCGAGTCCGTCCGACGGCACCATCCGGAGGCGGACCTCGCCCTCGTCGAGCGTGCCTGCGACCTCGCGGCCGAGGCACATGCGGACCAGCGCCGCGCGTCCGGCGAGCCGTATGTCACCCATCCGATCGCGGCCGCGCAGATCGTCGCCGACCTCGGCATCGATCCGACGGCGGTCGCCGCGGCGCTCCTCCACGACGTCCCGGAGGACACCGAGTACGGCCTCGTCGACATCGAGGAGCGCTTCGGGCCGGAAGTCGCCCGCCTCGTGGACGGGGTGACCAAGCTCAGCAAGTTCAGCACCCACAGCCACGAGCAGCAGCAGGCCGAGAACATCCGCAAGATGTTCCTCGCGATGGCGGAGGACATCCGGGTCGTCCTCATCAAGCTCGCCGACCGGCTCCACAACATGCGAACCCTCGCCGGACTGCCCGTGGAAAAGCAGCAGCGGATCGCCCGTCAGACGATGGAGATCTACGCCCCGCTCGCCGAGCGGCTCGGGATCTGGCAGGTCAAGTGGGAGCTCGAGGACCTCGCCTTCAAGACGCTCGAGCCGGACGCCTTCCGCGATCTCGCCCGCCTCCTCGACACTCGTCGTCGGAGCCGTGAGACGTACATCGACCGGGCGATCGAGACGCTCCGGCCGGAGCTCGCGCAAGCGGGCATCGAGGCCGAGCTCCAGGGACGTCCCAAGCACCTCTACAGCATCCACAAGAAGATGCTCCGCAAGGGCGCCGAGTTCGGCGAGATCTACGACGTCTACGCGATCCGCCTCCTCGTCTCCGAGCTCAAGGACTGCTACGCCGCGCTCGGCGTCGTGCACTCGCTCTGGCGGCCGATCCCCGGCCAGTTCGACGACTACATCGCGGTCCCCAAGAACAACCTCTACCAGAGCCTCCACACCGCCGTCATCGCCCTGGACGGCAAGCCGCTCGAGATCCAGATCCGGACCCACCAGATGCACCAGGTGGGCGAGGTTGGAATCGCAGCCCACTGGCGCTACAAGGAGGGCAGCCGCTCGGACCGCGAGTACGACGCCAAGCTCGCCTGGCTCCGCCAGCTCATGGACTGGCAGCGCGACGTGTCCGACGCGACGGAGTTCGTCGAGGGCATCAAGCTCGACATCTTCCAGGACCAGGTGTTCGTGTTCACGCCGCGCGGCGACGTCAAGGATCTGCCCGCCGGCGCCACGCCGATTGACTTCGCCTATCGGATCCACACGGACGTCGGACACCGGACGATCGGGGCGAAGGTGAATAACCGGCTCGTGCCGCTCGACTACCGGCTGAAGAACGGCGACATCGTGGAGATCGTCACGACGAAGGCGGAGCACGGTCCGTCGCGTGACTGGCTCACCATCGTCCGGACGACCCATGCCCGGGAGAAGATCCGCTCGTGGTTCAAGCGCCAGGAGCGGGACGACAACATCGTCCACGGGCGCGAATCGCTCGAGCGCGAGCTGCGGCGCCTCGCCCGGACGTCCATCCAGGCGATCGGGGTCGACCGCGTCGCCGAGATGGCCAGGGCGTACAGCCACGAGACGGTCGACGACTTCTACGCCGCGATCGGCTATGGGGCGATCAACGCCCAGCAGGTCGTCACCCGCCTCGGCGTCGTCGACGACGCGGAGCTCCACGTGCCGGCGGTCGCCCCGCTGTCGCTGCCGGTCCGGACGGGTGGCGTCCGCGTCAAGGGCGTGGGCGACCTGCTCGTCCGGTTCGGGAAATGCTGCCACCCGATCCCGGGCGACCCGATCACGGGGTTCATCACCCGTGGCAAAGGGGTGACGGTCCACCTCACGACCTGCTCGACCGTCGTCAATGAGCGCGAGGTGAGCCGCCTCATCGAGGTCGAATGGGAGGCCGCGCCGACCCAGACCTACCCGATCGCGATCCGCGTCGAGGCGTATGACCGGACCGGGCTCCTGTCCGACATCACCCAGGTCGTCGCCGAGAACAAGGTGAACATCCTCGCCGCCTCGGTCAACGTCTCACCGGATCACAGCACGATCGTCACCGCCACCCTCCAGGTCGCGTCCGTCGCCCAGCTCGCCCGGGTCATGAGCCGGATCGAGCAGCTGAAGGACGTCATCTCGGTCCAGCGCGACCTCGGGTAG
- a CDS encoding AbrB/MazE/SpoVT family DNA-binding domain-containing protein, translated as MTLTRVRPKGQITIPEEVRRALRLEEGDLVEVVIEDGSIVLRPKRLIEASQAWFWTDAWQAGEREASADIDAGRVTRYESGDELLRSLE; from the coding sequence ATGACACTTACCCGCGTCCGCCCGAAGGGCCAGATCACCATCCCCGAGGAGGTCCGGCGCGCGCTCCGCCTCGAGGAGGGCGACCTCGTGGAGGTGGTGATCGAGGACGGCTCGATCGTCCTCCGCCCGAAGCGGCTGATCGAGGCGTCCCAGGCATGGTTCTGGACCGATGCCTGGCAGGCCGGCGAACGGGAGGCCAGTGCCGACATCGATGCCGGCCGGGTGACGCGCTACGAGTCCGGCGACGAGCTCCTCCGCTCGCTCGAGTGA
- a CDS encoding ATP-binding protein, with protein MTHRVVRERIDPRLTASLFANYRNATDAILELVDNAVDSRLPGRPLRVDLTIRPESIALLAVGGTGMSPSELERDYLRWGGSRKRAGERIGRYGQGGKAAIGHLGNRFAVVASPGGDDRAYEFEDDAYRDRSRLRTYELRERAKPVAADLGYVRIEIGEVDRTVDPRRLRARLAEVYRPLLGTGDLIVSVNRGPVTPAPWPLEERRDFNVRGGGRMVAGWYGLLPDPPPPSLEPGIRLYHLGRLVGPPDWLGHPGPALHPGLNRLVGEVELSHVPVTMNKTDVDRDSAEWLAVEARLHRLVAPLVRRLAREGATAVNPSALRTADQVRGILARALRLLESGRLFESDAGSAGTGGGRAAPATPAASLGNGSRSRHRRDRRPGARSAPPERHGHRGRRAAGDHQRPLSPLRGALGRPVVPARDGTPRGVRDDPRGDRPGVRAQGERADGRVPGPHRTAAAIESRVTASAAAGGLGEVAFRA; from the coding sequence GTGACCCACCGTGTCGTCCGGGAGCGGATCGATCCGCGCCTGACCGCGTCGCTCTTCGCCAACTACCGCAACGCCACCGACGCGATCCTCGAGCTCGTCGACAACGCGGTCGACTCGCGTCTCCCTGGTCGACCGCTCCGCGTCGATCTCACGATCCGGCCGGAGTCGATCGCGCTGCTCGCGGTGGGCGGGACCGGCATGAGTCCCTCAGAACTCGAGCGCGACTACCTGCGCTGGGGGGGGTCGCGCAAGCGGGCCGGCGAACGGATCGGCCGCTACGGGCAGGGGGGCAAGGCGGCGATCGGACACCTCGGGAACCGCTTCGCGGTCGTGGCTTCGCCGGGCGGTGACGACCGGGCATACGAGTTCGAGGACGATGCGTACCGCGATCGCAGCCGCCTGCGCACGTACGAGCTGCGCGAGCGGGCGAAGCCGGTCGCGGCCGACCTCGGGTATGTCCGAATCGAGATCGGCGAGGTGGATCGCACTGTCGATCCGCGCCGCCTCCGGGCCAGACTGGCGGAGGTCTACCGCCCTCTCCTCGGGACCGGCGACCTGATCGTCTCGGTCAATCGCGGGCCGGTGACTCCGGCGCCGTGGCCCCTGGAGGAGCGGCGCGACTTCAACGTCAGGGGTGGGGGCCGGATGGTGGCCGGCTGGTACGGGCTGCTTCCAGACCCACCACCTCCGTCGCTCGAACCGGGCATCCGTCTCTACCACCTGGGCCGACTGGTGGGCCCTCCAGACTGGCTCGGCCATCCTGGTCCGGCGCTTCATCCGGGCCTCAACCGGCTCGTCGGCGAGGTGGAGCTGTCGCACGTCCCGGTCACGATGAACAAGACGGACGTGGATCGCGACAGTGCCGAATGGCTCGCCGTGGAAGCCCGCCTCCACCGGCTGGTCGCCCCTCTCGTGCGGCGCCTGGCCCGGGAGGGTGCGACCGCCGTGAACCCGAGTGCCCTGCGCACCGCTGACCAGGTCCGCGGGATCCTCGCCCGGGCCCTGCGGCTGCTCGAGTCGGGGAGGCTGTTCGAGAGCGACGCCGGGTCGGCCGGGACCGGAGGCGGACGAGCCGCGCCGGCCACGCCCGCCGCGAGCCTCGGGAACGGGAGCCGGTCGCGGCATCGCCGAGATCGTCGTCCGGGCGCTCGATCCGCGCCTCCGGAGCGCCATGGTCATCGAGGACGGCGTGCGGCGGGTGATCATCAACGCCCGCTATCCCCTCTACGAGGTGCGCTAGGGCGACCTGTGGTACCAGCTCGAGACGGCACTCCGCGAGGTGTGCGTGACGATCCCCGAGGCGACCGTCCCGGAGTTCGAGCGCAAGGTGAACGAGCTGATGGTCGTGTCCCTGGCCCTCACCGAACGGCGGCGGCGATCGAGTCGAGGGTCACGGCCTCGGCAGCCGCGGGGGGCCTGGGCGAAGTAGCCTTCCGGGCCTGA
- a CDS encoding histidine--tRNA ligase, producing MPSFRAPRGTRDLLAAERSAFARLEAIARDLAGRYGYREIETPLFEQGAVFERGIGEVTDVVEKELFRIAPRTEEGESWALRPEATAGMVRAYLQHGMHVLPPPVKLALSGPMFRYDRPQAGRYRQFWQWDVEAIGDGGPAIDAEIVELGARFYREAGLPDVEILLNSIGDPVCRPAYIDVLRAHFQKEEAALPPTERRRLETNPLRLLDSKDPAMADLIATAPRLVDHLCDPCDEHFASVRRHLDGLGVGYRVEPALVRGLDYYTRTAFEFYRRGAEGQQQALGGGGRYDGLIELLGGRPTPGIGFALGLDRVVLALEALGGPPATTPASLVVVVGADPAATLERLRIATLLRADGIHARADLAVRKLGRQLEGASRDGAHFAVIVGDELAAGDVQLRDLEAGTQRPIALDDLARELKRATASHHHGVGGRG from the coding sequence GTGCCATCCTTCCGCGCTCCCCGGGGCACCCGAGATCTCCTGGCCGCGGAGCGATCGGCGTTCGCACGTCTCGAGGCGATCGCCCGCGATCTGGCAGGGCGATACGGCTATCGCGAGATCGAGACGCCGCTCTTCGAGCAGGGCGCGGTGTTCGAGCGCGGCATCGGCGAGGTCACCGACGTCGTCGAGAAAGAACTGTTCCGGATCGCGCCTCGGACCGAGGAAGGGGAGAGCTGGGCGCTCCGGCCGGAGGCGACCGCGGGGATGGTCCGAGCGTACCTCCAGCACGGGATGCACGTCCTTCCGCCCCCGGTGAAGCTCGCGTTGAGCGGTCCGATGTTCCGCTACGACCGGCCCCAGGCGGGCCGCTACCGCCAGTTCTGGCAATGGGACGTCGAGGCGATCGGGGACGGCGGCCCGGCGATCGATGCCGAGATCGTCGAGCTCGGCGCTCGCTTCTACCGCGAGGCCGGCCTGCCCGACGTCGAGATCCTCCTCAACTCGATCGGCGACCCCGTCTGCCGGCCGGCGTACATCGACGTGCTTCGCGCGCATTTCCAGAAGGAGGAGGCCGCGCTCCCGCCGACCGAACGGCGGCGGCTCGAGACGAACCCGCTGCGACTCCTCGACTCCAAGGACCCCGCGATGGCCGATCTCATCGCGACCGCGCCTCGGCTCGTGGACCACCTGTGCGACCCGTGCGACGAGCACTTCGCGTCCGTCCGGCGCCACCTCGACGGCCTCGGCGTCGGATATCGGGTCGAGCCGGCCCTCGTCCGCGGCCTCGACTACTACACGCGGACCGCCTTCGAGTTCTACCGCCGGGGCGCGGAAGGCCAGCAGCAGGCGCTCGGCGGGGGTGGCCGCTACGACGGCCTCATCGAGCTCCTCGGCGGGCGCCCGACGCCGGGGATCGGGTTCGCGCTCGGCCTCGACCGGGTCGTCCTCGCGCTCGAGGCCCTCGGCGGTCCGCCGGCCACCACCCCGGCGTCGCTCGTCGTCGTCGTGGGGGCTGATCCGGCCGCGACGCTCGAGCGGCTCCGTATCGCCACCCTCCTCCGGGCGGATGGCATCCACGCCCGGGCGGACCTCGCCGTCCGCAAGCTCGGCCGGCAGCTCGAGGGCGCGTCGCGCGACGGCGCGCATTTTGCGGTCATCGTCGGCGACGAGCTCGCGGCCGGTGACGTCCAGCTGCGAGACCTTGAAGCGGGGACGCAACGCCCGATCGCCCTCGACGACCTCGCCCGCGAGCTGAAGCGGGCCACCGCGAGCCACCACCACGGGGTCGGCGGCCGGGGCTGA
- the aspS gene encoding aspartate--tRNA ligase yields the protein MTHPNDASTTPASLATPYRTHTCGELRTADSGTTVRLSGWVHRRRDHGHLVFLDLRDRHGITQVVIDAEEAPLAHETATRVRNEFVVTVDGAVAPRLAGTENVRLATGAVEVQATGLEILSEAKTPPFYINDPDAPIDESLRLRYRYLDLRREPMQQRLILRSQLVQAIRDVHHANGFVEVETPDLIKSTPEGARDFIVPSRLQPGTVYALPQSPQQLKQLLMVAGMDRYFQIARCFRDEDLRGDRQPEFTQLDLEMSFVTEETVMAFVEAMILEVTRRTVPDRPIRQVPFPRFTCAEVIERFGSDKPDLRFGMELIDLAPALVDASGTPASGFRVFDEAIASGGRVKAIVAPGMAGLTRREIDELTETAKRFGAKGLVHLAVEAAGELHGPVAKFLSPETQAAVLSTAGAGEGDLILVVADDAAVTADVLGRLRVELGARLGLGDPDELAYCWVDEFPMYQWDAEHVRWDATHNPFSGVMPDDLPLLATRSGDLARPSPDDPAGRARAQQYDIALNGWELGGGSIRIHRRELLERSFALQGQSVEGMQAKFGALLDAFEYGAPPHGGIALGIDRWAMILTRQANIREVMAFPKTQSGSDLMLDAPSAPDPGQYAELGLRLVGASERPKP from the coding sequence ATGACCCACCCGAACGACGCGTCGACCACGCCGGCCAGCCTTGCCACCCCGTACCGGACCCATACCTGTGGCGAGCTCAGGACGGCCGATTCCGGGACGACGGTCCGCCTGTCCGGTTGGGTCCATCGTCGCCGCGACCACGGCCACCTCGTGTTCCTCGACCTGCGGGACCGTCACGGGATCACCCAGGTCGTGATCGATGCGGAGGAGGCGCCGCTCGCCCACGAGACGGCGACCCGCGTGCGGAACGAATTCGTCGTCACCGTGGATGGGGCCGTCGCGCCGCGGCTGGCCGGCACCGAGAACGTGCGCCTCGCGACCGGCGCGGTGGAGGTCCAAGCGACAGGTCTCGAGATCCTCTCCGAGGCGAAGACGCCGCCGTTCTACATCAACGATCCGGACGCCCCGATCGATGAGAGCCTCCGCCTCCGCTACCGCTATCTCGACCTCCGCCGCGAACCGATGCAGCAGCGCCTCATCCTCCGCAGCCAGCTCGTCCAGGCGATCCGCGACGTCCACCATGCGAACGGCTTTGTCGAGGTGGAGACGCCGGATCTCATCAAGAGCACGCCGGAGGGTGCCCGCGACTTCATCGTCCCGTCGCGGCTCCAGCCGGGCACGGTCTACGCCCTGCCGCAGAGCCCCCAGCAGCTCAAGCAGCTCCTCATGGTCGCCGGGATGGACCGCTACTTCCAGATCGCGCGGTGCTTTCGCGACGAGGACCTGCGTGGCGATCGCCAGCCCGAGTTCACCCAGCTCGACCTCGAGATGAGCTTCGTGACGGAGGAGACGGTGATGGCCTTTGTCGAGGCGATGATCCTCGAGGTCACGCGAAGGACGGTCCCCGACCGCCCGATCCGGCAGGTCCCGTTCCCGCGGTTCACCTGCGCGGAGGTCATCGAGCGATTCGGCTCGGACAAGCCCGACCTTCGATTCGGCATGGAACTCATCGACCTCGCGCCGGCACTCGTCGACGCGAGCGGCACTCCAGCCTCGGGCTTCCGCGTCTTCGACGAGGCGATCGCCTCGGGTGGCCGGGTGAAGGCGATCGTCGCTCCCGGGATGGCCGGCCTGACGCGCCGGGAGATCGACGAGCTGACCGAGACGGCGAAGCGCTTCGGCGCGAAGGGGCTCGTCCATCTTGCGGTGGAGGCCGCGGGCGAGCTCCACGGACCGGTCGCGAAGTTCCTGTCGCCGGAGACGCAGGCGGCCGTCCTCTCGACCGCCGGGGCGGGGGAGGGCGACCTCATCCTCGTCGTCGCCGACGATGCCGCGGTGACCGCGGATGTCCTCGGTCGTCTCCGGGTCGAGCTCGGGGCGCGGCTGGGCCTCGGCGATCCGGACGAGCTCGCCTACTGCTGGGTCGACGAGTTCCCGATGTACCAGTGGGACGCGGAACACGTGCGCTGGGACGCGACCCACAATCCGTTCAGCGGCGTCATGCCGGACGACCTGCCGCTCCTCGCGACGCGGTCCGGCGATCTCGCGCGTCCGTCGCCGGATGATCCGGCGGGCCGCGCCCGGGCCCAGCAGTACGACATCGCCCTCAATGGCTGGGAGCTCGGCGGCGGATCGATCCGAATCCATCGGCGGGAGCTCCTCGAGCGGAGCTTCGCCCTCCAGGGCCAATCCGTCGAGGGCATGCAGGCGAAGTTCGGGGCGCTGCTCGACGCCTTCGAATACGGGGCCCCGCCGCACGGTGGGATCGCCCTCGGCATCGACCGCTGGGCGATGATCCTCACCCGGCAGGCGAACATCCGCGAGGTCATGGCGTTCCCGAAGACGCAGTCAGGCTCGGACCTCATGCTCGACGCTCCGTCCGCCCCGGATCCCGGCCAGTACGCCGAGCTCGGGCTCCGCCTGGTGGGCGCCTCGGAGCGTCCGAAGCCCTGA
- a CDS encoding DMT family transporter, which produces MAGVAGAFFAADLLLYHHGVEEVGAGLGTVIPNLQVVLVAIAAWLFLGERPDRRTWLALPVVAFGAFLVAGLLERGAYGADPPLGVLYGLGAGASYAGYLLVIRQGDREGRRPFGTLLDASAVTVVIAAVAGAIVGDLNLVPSWPAHGWLLALALVSQVAGYGLINVALPRLPAVVTSVLLLAQPVATLVLGFILLGEVPSILQGGGVLLILAGVVIAAGRRSAPALASGVVEPA; this is translated from the coding sequence GTGGCAGGCGTCGCCGGAGCGTTCTTTGCCGCGGACCTCCTTCTCTACCATCACGGTGTCGAGGAGGTGGGGGCGGGGCTGGGCACGGTGATCCCGAATCTTCAGGTGGTCCTCGTGGCGATCGCCGCGTGGCTCTTCCTCGGGGAGCGACCGGATCGACGGACCTGGCTCGCCCTGCCGGTGGTGGCCTTCGGGGCGTTCCTCGTCGCCGGCCTCCTCGAGCGCGGTGCGTACGGGGCGGATCCACCGCTCGGTGTCCTGTACGGGCTCGGGGCAGGAGCGAGCTACGCGGGCTATCTGCTCGTCATCCGGCAGGGCGATCGCGAGGGACGGCGACCGTTCGGGACGCTGCTCGACGCCTCGGCCGTCACGGTCGTCATCGCCGCGGTGGCAGGCGCGATCGTGGGCGACCTGAACCTCGTGCCGTCATGGCCCGCCCACGGCTGGCTCCTTGCGCTCGCCCTCGTTTCCCAGGTCGCCGGCTACGGCCTCATCAACGTGGCGCTGCCTCGGCTGCCCGCGGTGGTCACCTCCGTCCTCCTCCTCGCCCAGCCGGTCGCGACCCTCGTGCTCGGCTTCATCCTGCTCGGCGAGGTGCCGTCGATCCTCCAAGGGGGCGGCGTGCTGCTCATCCTCGCCGGCGTGGTCATCGCCGCCGGTCGGCGGAGCGCGCCGGCCCTGGCGAGCGGGGTCGTCGAACCGGCCTGA
- a CDS encoding NTP transferase domain-containing protein, which translates to MTVAAIIVAPSAEAALADTEGVAAVRRLADVAWSGGAMPIVVVGSAAGDDTVARTLAGSPVTLVGAAVAESPDLSASIVRGAEIAAGMVSETDAWLIWPVAMVWVGPETVTSLIEAHGTFPDSVLRPTFDGVAGWPILVPAASLDAIRARPGQGNPDDLIAGAFGPGDVRELGLGDPGSTHDVRTPRSSLPAYVGPPEPAAGHTHEWGAAVADRDDDAPLREPHRAS; encoded by the coding sequence GTGACCGTCGCCGCCATCATCGTCGCCCCGTCCGCCGAGGCCGCCCTTGCGGACACGGAGGGCGTCGCCGCCGTCCGACGCCTCGCGGACGTCGCCTGGTCCGGTGGCGCGATGCCGATCGTCGTCGTCGGTTCTGCCGCGGGCGACGACACGGTCGCCCGGACACTCGCGGGCAGCCCGGTCACCCTCGTGGGAGCCGCCGTCGCGGAGAGCCCGGACCTGAGCGCGTCGATCGTTCGCGGCGCCGAGATCGCGGCCGGGATGGTCAGCGAGACGGATGCCTGGCTCATCTGGCCGGTCGCGATGGTCTGGGTCGGCCCGGAGACCGTCACCTCGCTCATCGAGGCGCACGGTACGTTCCCTGATTCGGTCCTGCGGCCCACGTTCGACGGCGTCGCCGGTTGGCCGATCCTCGTGCCGGCCGCGTCGCTCGACGCGATCCGCGCCCGCCCCGGACAGGGGAACCCGGACGACCTCATCGCTGGGGCGTTCGGGCCCGGCGACGTACGGGAGCTCGGTCTCGGCGATCCGGGCTCCACCCACGACGTGCGCACGCCGCGCTCCTCGTTGCCGGCGTACGTCGGCCCGCCGGAGCCCGCGGCCGGGCACACCCACGAATGGGGCGCGGCGGTCGCCGACCGCGACGACGACGCGCCGCTGCGGGAACCGCACCGAGCGTCCTGA
- the typA gene encoding translational GTPase TypA yields the protein MDPTPQAIAPHVATRSAAAATRRNLRNVAIVAHVDHGKTTLVDAMLRQTGAFRANQALVDRVMDSMDLEREKGITILAKQTTIDVGEMRLNIVDTPGHADFGGEVERSLLMVDSVLLLVDAAEGPLPQTRYVLQKAMARRLPVIVAINKIDRSDARPAEVLDAVYELFMDLGADEHQIEFPVAYTNARAGTATLALAEPGTDLRPLFDLLVRVTPAPTYIPDHPLQLLVTNLSANDYVGRMAVGRIWNGRIRTGQRIVVVREEPDDTAGAVEPGRTVTLSGTVTSLQTAHGIERIDIEEAGPGDIVSVAGLPDVTIGDTLTDPADPRPLPRLDVDAPTLRMTFSVNTSPLSGREGRYVTSRQIRARLDRELLGNVSIDVRATESGDTFEVRGRGELQLAVLIEQMRRESFELQVSRPEVLLREENGATLEPYERITIDIPPDYIGEIQHALAGRKAQLEQMTTDTDGRVRMEFVLPVRGLIGYRGQLLTDTRGTALMHQIGEGYGPWAGEVTHRTSGVLVADRAGTSNAYGLFNLQERAELFIGSGVEVYEGMIVGENTRPGDMDVNATKEKKLTNIRTHAHDESLRLTPPRPLTLESALEFIADDELVEVTPASIRLRKRRLSGHDRRRERGREADLRREPMPAVP from the coding sequence ATGGACCCGACTCCGCAGGCCATCGCGCCTCACGTCGCCACCCGTTCCGCCGCCGCCGCGACCCGCCGCAACCTTCGCAACGTCGCCATCGTCGCCCACGTCGATCACGGTAAGACGACCCTCGTGGACGCAATGCTCCGCCAGACGGGAGCCTTCCGGGCGAACCAGGCGCTCGTCGACCGGGTCATGGATTCGATGGACCTCGAGCGCGAGAAGGGCATCACGATCCTCGCCAAGCAGACGACGATCGATGTCGGGGAGATGCGGCTCAACATCGTCGACACGCCGGGTCACGCGGACTTCGGCGGCGAGGTGGAGCGAAGCCTCCTCATGGTGGACTCCGTGCTCCTTCTCGTCGATGCCGCGGAAGGCCCGCTGCCCCAGACCCGCTACGTCCTCCAGAAGGCGATGGCCCGCCGCCTGCCGGTCATCGTCGCCATCAACAAGATCGACCGCTCGGACGCGCGGCCGGCGGAGGTCCTCGACGCGGTCTACGAGTTGTTCATGGACCTCGGCGCGGACGAGCACCAGATCGAGTTCCCGGTCGCCTACACGAACGCCCGCGCCGGCACCGCCACGCTCGCGCTCGCCGAGCCCGGCACGGATCTGCGACCGCTCTTCGACCTCCTCGTCCGCGTCACGCCAGCACCGACGTACATCCCCGACCACCCGCTGCAGCTCCTCGTGACGAACCTCAGCGCGAACGACTACGTCGGCCGGATGGCCGTGGGTCGGATCTGGAACGGGCGGATCCGGACGGGACAGCGGATCGTCGTCGTGCGCGAGGAGCCGGACGACACGGCGGGCGCCGTCGAGCCCGGGCGGACGGTCACCCTGAGCGGAACGGTCACGAGTCTCCAGACCGCGCACGGGATCGAGCGGATCGACATCGAGGAGGCGGGTCCCGGTGACATCGTCTCCGTGGCCGGCCTGCCGGACGTGACGATCGGCGACACGCTCACCGATCCGGCCGACCCGCGACCGCTGCCCCGGCTCGACGTGGACGCCCCGACTCTGCGCATGACGTTCAGCGTCAACACTTCGCCGCTCTCGGGACGCGAGGGTCGTTACGTCACGTCCCGCCAGATCCGGGCGCGCCTGGACCGCGAGCTGCTCGGCAACGTGAGCATCGATGTCCGGGCGACGGAGTCGGGCGACACCTTCGAGGTCCGCGGACGCGGTGAGCTGCAGCTCGCCGTGCTCATCGAACAGATGCGCCGCGAGTCATTCGAGCTCCAGGTGAGCCGTCCGGAGGTGCTGCTCCGCGAGGAGAACGGCGCGACGCTCGAACCGTACGAGCGGATCACGATCGACATTCCGCCGGACTACATCGGCGAGATCCAGCACGCGCTCGCCGGGCGCAAGGCGCAGCTCGAGCAGATGACGACGGACACGGACGGCCGGGTCCGGATGGAGTTCGTCCTTCCGGTCCGCGGCCTCATCGGCTATCGCGGCCAGCTCCTCACGGACACGCGGGGGACGGCGCTCATGCACCAGATCGGCGAGGGTTACGGCCCGTGGGCCGGGGAGGTGACGCATCGGACCAGCGGGGTCCTCGTCGCCGACCGGGCGGGAACCTCGAACGCGTACGGCCTCTTCAATCTCCAGGAGCGCGCCGAGCTCTTCATCGGCTCCGGCGTCGAGGTGTACGAGGGGATGATCGTCGGCGAGAACACCCGCCCCGGCGACATGGACGTCAACGCGACGAAGGAGAAGAAGCTCACGAACATCCGGACGCACGCGCACGACGAGTCGCTCCGCCTCACGCCGCCCCGCCCGCTGACGCTCGAATCCGCGCTCGAGTTCATCGCCGACGATGAGCTCGTGGAGGTGACTCCGGCCTCGATCCGGCTCCGCAAGCGGCGTCTCTCGGGGCACGATCGGCGGCGCGAGCGCGGCCGGGAGGCGGACCTCCGACGGGAGCCGATGCCCGCCGTACCATAG